From the Chryseobacterium sp. G0201 genome, the window TTTTAGTAAAAGCATCTCCTTCTCCTACTTATGGCGGTGTTAATTCTAATTCGGTTAACGTAGCCAGTGGTGCTACCGGTGTTTTGATCTCCGGTTTAATTGATGGAGGAATCTACAAAATTTTTGTTTCAAATGGTGATGCTTGTGGAGATGCTTCTGTAGCTGAATATTATGTGACAAATTTTTCTGCTAACAGTTTCTTTTCTATTAATGGATTGGGTGGACTTTTAGCTAGTGGTGTTGCTAATAAATCTCCTGCCTTTACTCAAACAAACAGAAATATTATCGGGACTGTTTGGACAGGGAAAGTTGGTTGTTCGGGAGGAGATAACTCTACTTCTCTTAATTATACATTAACAATTCCTGCAGCAGGAAGTATTAACGTTACTAATAACGGAAACATTACTAAAAGCTACACCATAGTTGCAACAAGAGTTAACTAAAATAATTTTCCTATTAACTTCCCTCGTAAATTGGATCATTAAAAAATATCAATTTTTAAGGCATCTCTTAGATTCTAATATACACAAATACAAACCGGATATCAGTATCCGGTTTTTTTATCTATTAAAATAAAAAACCTTCCAAAAAAATGAAAGGTTTAATAAAAATTGACTGTATATTGAAGTGTAATTCAATCGTTATTTATTGTTTTTAAGCCATTGTAAACGTCTTTCATCGGGAAAATGTTGCACCTTGAAATTTTCAAAAGTTGCATTGAAGCCATTCCCGTCCGGGCACGCAGCCATTAAACCAACCATCACAGGAGTGTTGTCCTGCAAATGAGCATTACGCATCATGATATAGTTTTTATCATCAAAAGAATAAAAAACCTCTACGGCATCAAGCCTTCTTACAGCTTTTATCCAAACTGTGGGAGGCGTTTTGTCTAATGTGATCACACTCCAGTCGCTTGTTGTATGAGTGACAACGGTGCTAAGGTTATATTTACCATCCACAAACTCAACTCCGGCTTTAATGTAATTATCTTTATCAATTCTCAGCATTAATCCCATTTGGTCAAACCTTGCCTTATAGTTTCCTGTCATTTTTACTTTTGCTTCAAATTCTCCACCATAAGTAGTATAATAAAAAGGGGCATCATCTACAGTAAAGCCATAATGCGAAATTCTCCAGTAATCACTTTGAGGGGTAACAAACATTGATAAAGTGTTGTTTTTAATTTCCCATTTTTCAGGCTCGTTGAACCATGTCATTTTTTCTAACGTCTGAGCAAAACTTTTCTGTGCCAATAGAAGCACGCAGAAACTTAAAATTATTCTCTTCATTATCTTTCTTTATCGGTATAACTGAGTGTAAAGTATTAATTTAGCAAAAGTAAAATTTTAACGTAGATTCGTCAATACTTATAAATAACCATTTATGGAGATCTTAGATACGCTTAACAAAACATTGCTTAACAAAAATGGGAGTAACTGTCTGTTGGATATTGAGGTATATAAACAACAGGCATCAATGTATTCTCAGATTGAAAATGTGGTTTCGGTGTTGAGTGATATGCAGGCGAACAAAAGTTATGTTTATACTTCAAAATCCACGTTGGAATTAGGTTTACATTTTATAGAGAATCCAATAATTATAGATTCAATTTGGGAAGAAGAGATCTTAAAGAAGATACATCCCGATGATAAACTGAAAAAATACATCCATGAATTGCGTTTTTTTAAATTAATGGATTCGCTTAAACCTGAAGACCGCATTAATTACAATGTAGTATCCAGAATCAGGATGAAAGATAAAAACGACGAATACAGATTTGTGCAGCATCGTATGTTCTATACCTATTCGCCTTACAACAATAAGCTGAGGTTTGCACTTTGTCTGTACAGTATTGCCTTAGATCAGTCGATTCTTTTGCCATCAGATTTTTTAATTATAAACTCTACAAAAGGAGAAGTGGTAGTTGAAGACAAATTAAATTATAAAAACATCTTATCTCAAAGAGAATTAGAGGTCTTGAAATTTGTAGGTGAAGGTTTTACTAGTAAAGAAATTGCAGATTTCCTTTTTATAAGTGTAAATACCGTCAGTCGACATCGCCAGAATATCCTTGAAAAACTGAACGTAAAAAACTCGATTAAAGCAATTAATGATAGTTTTTATTAAGTCTAAAATAAATTTTTATTAAATGGCTTTTTCGTTGAATAAATGCGTGATTATTTAGTAAATAGTTAAATATTTCATATTTAAGTGATATATTTGCGAAAGGGGTCGTTTTTTTTTGTTTTTGATAGGGTTTTATATTTTAATTTCATTAATTTTAGGTAAATGAAAAGACTTTTTCAGATATGTTAAGAAATATTAAAATGCTGTAAAAAATGTGAAATATGTTGATTTTCAAACTATATGATTAAAATATTATATGCATAATAAATTTTAATTGAAAATTCAAAGTTAGCGATGTGAAATAATCATATATTTGTTCTTTAAACAGCTAACAAAATTAAGGATGAACATTAACTTTACAACAGCCACATTTAGGGATTTTGAGAATATTCCAGATTATAATATATCTCAAAGAGCGGAAATTTTTTATGAATTTTTAGAGTACATGAAGTCCAACGGGCACATGAATTACAGATTGAAAAATACTACAGGAACAAACTCTTTAGTTCATGTAAATATTGCCAATCAGGATAGAGAATATGTAAGTTTTGTTTCCAGTGATTATTTAGGATTTACACAACATCCGAAAGTAAAACAGGCCGCAATTGATGGAATTGAAAAATATGGAACCGGAACAGGAGCAACACCACTTATCGGAGGATATTTTGATTATCATAATGATCTGGAAAAAAAGATTTCTTCTTTTTTTGGAAGAAATGAGGAGGAAGCAGTCGTTTTTACTACGGGATATACGGCTAATAGCGCTACATTGCAGTGTTTAATGCAAAAAGAGGATATCGCTATTTTAGATATGGCAATACATGCAAGTGTGCATGAGGGGTGTGCTTACACGAATAAAAAGACCTTTCCTCATAATAATTTAGAAGCTTTGGAACATATTTTGAAGACTTCAGAAAACCTTTATCGTACAAAACTCGTAGTTATAGATGGAGTGTATTCACAAGATGGGGATACTTCGCATGTAAAAGAGATTTATGCGTTAGTAAAAAAGTATAATGCTTTTTTAATGGTAGATGATGTACATGGAGTAGGGATTTTAGGAGAAACGGGAAGAGGAACGCTTGAAGAAGCCGATCTATTGGATAAAATAGACATTATTACGGGAACGTTTAGTAAGACTTTCGGAAATTTGGGGGGATATGTGATTGCAGATAAAAAAATAGCGGCAATTTTGAGATTCCAGTCTAAACAACAGATTTTTTCTGCAACGGCACCGCCTTCTTCTGCAGGAATTATTAAGGCTATTGAACTAATTGATGAAGAGCCGATTTGGAGACAGAAGCTTTGGGAAAATATTAATTATTTCAAAAAAGGCTTAGACGATTTGGGTCTGGATACAGGAGTTACACGTTCTGCGATCGTTCCGGTTAAAATTGGAGATCCTTATGTAACGGGAGACGTTGGAAGACTACTCATTGAAAGAGGGATTTATACAAACCCTATTTTATATCCTGCTGTTCCTAGGAAAGATGCTCGTATCAGAATGAGTGTAATGGCCAGACATGAAAAAGAACATCTTGATAAAACGCTCAATGCGTTTGAAGATATAAACAAAAAATTGCATATTGCAAAAAAATAAAATAATACTAGTATTATGCCCAGAAAAGTTGTTCAAGGTCCCATCAGGGACAAAGAAAAAACTAAACAGAAATTACTTGCCGCAGTTGGTAAAATTTTAAGAGTAAAAGGTTACTCTGGTTTAAAAGTAAGTAAGATCGCAGCCGTTGCAGGTTTCGACAAAAAACTTATCTATGAATATTTTGGAAGTACTGATAAGTTGATCGATGAATATATCAAATCTCAGGATTATTGGACAAAATTTAATCAAAATGTAGAAGTTGATATTTCAGACGGAGGTAAAGAATTATCTAAAATAGCTTTACTTAACCAGTTTGATAGCTTGAAGAAGAATAAAGAACTTCAGAAGATTATTCTTTGGGAACTTTCAGAAAGTAAGCCAATTCTTAGAAAATTAGTAGAGCAGCGTGAAGAAGTGGGAGATATGTTGTTTCAGCATATTACAGACCCTCACTTTGGCGAAAATGCGACTAGATACAGGGCAATTATGGCGTTAATTATTTCTGGAGCATATTACTTAAATCTTTATACAGGTTACAACGCAAACAAATTTTGCGGTATTGATATGAAGACTGACGAAGGTAGAGCAGAAATCGAAAAAGCTATTGTTGAATTGATCGACTTTGCTTACGAAGATAAAAAATAATATGTTTGAAGTTTTCCATTTGTACAAAAGCGGGATTATATGAAATTTTGAAAATTTAAATTTTCAAATTAGAACAATATTTCTTATTTTTGACCAATGGAAAATTTCATCGTATCTGCAAGAAAATATCGCCCACAAGAGTTTGACACGGTTGTTGGGCAATCTCATATTACAGATACTTTAGAACATGCAATTGAAGAAAATCAGTTGGCTCAGGCTTTACTGTTTTGTGGACCTCGAGGCGTTGGTAAAACTACATGTGCCAGAATTTTGGCAAGAAAGATCAACGAAAAAGACGGTTCCGTTTCAGAAGATGGCTTTGCATATAATATCTATGAATTAGATGCTGCTTCCAACAACTCTGTTGATGATATCAGAGAGTTGATAGATCAGGTGCGTTTTGCTCCTCAGGTTGGTAAATACAAGGTATATATCATCGATGAGGTACACATGCTGTCTTCTGCTGCCTTCAACGCTTTCCTTAAAACGCTGGAAGAACCTCCTGCGCATGCAATATTTATTTTGGCAACCACAGAAAAGCATAAAATTATTCCAACAATTTTATCGCGTTGTCAGATATATGATTTCAAAAGAATTGTGATTGAAGATATTCAATCGCACCTTAGAACTATTGCTCAGAAAGAAAGTATTCAATATGAAGATGATGCTTTATATTTAATCGCTCAAAAAGCCGATGGTGCTTTAAGAGACGCTCTTTCTATATTCGACAGGCTTTCTACATTTTCTCAGAAAAATATTACATTGGCAAAGGCTGCCGAAGTGCTTAATATTTTAGATTACGATCAATATCTTAATATTGTAGATCTTGCTAAGGAAAATAAAATCCCGGAAGTACTTTTTGCTTTTAATGAAATTGTAAAAAAAGGTTTTGATTCTCATATTTTCATTGCAGGATTGGGAAATCATTTCAGAGATCTTATGATGGCTCAAAATGCTTCTACAATTGATTTAATCGAAGTAGGAGAGAAAACAAAAGCCAAATTTGTAGAGCAAGGCCAAAAATGGAACGCTCAACAATTAATAGACGGTATCGAGATTTGTAATCATGCCGATATTAATTACAAGAACTCAAAGAACCCAAGACTTACGGTAGAGATTGCGTTAATGCAATTGTCCTCATTGACGGCTAATGCTGACGTTTCTAAAAAAAAAAGTTCTTAATACTAGCTCCCTTCCTTCATGAAAAGATTGAAGTAGCAATTCCGCAAAAGATAGAGGTAAAGAAAGAAGAAAAGGTTGAAAAACCTGTGATTTCTAATGAACCTCAGGAAGTTGTGATTAAAAAAACTTCCAAACCTTTATCCAGGCAAGGATCTTCTTCCGGTTTCAGTATCAATTCTTTTATGAATAAAGAAGAGAAGGTAGAAAAAAAGGAAGATAACACGCTTGCCACAAAAACTGAAGATCTTCCACAAAATCATTTTACAGAAACCGATCTGCAAATGGAATGGAATTTGCTATTGAAACAACTGCAATCCAAGAATACATTTGTTTTTAATGCTATTAAAGCTTTTAAATTAGTTAAAATAGACGAACATAATATTCAGGTTTCTTATCCTTCAGACTCTGCAAAAGTGGAATTTGATAAAATAAGCGGAGAATTTTTCAATCATTTCAAAAGAAAAGTACATAATTATTCTATTGAAATTGAGTACAAAAGAGACTTCGAAAGCCTTAAAATTGAGGTTGTTACGACTAAGAAGATATTCGAAAAGTTCATTGAGAAAAATCCTTTACTGAAAGATCTTGATGATTTAATGAAGTTTGATTTGTCATAATTTTATATATTTGTCAAATAATTTTGGTTTAAATAACTTTTTGACAAACACAAATTATAAATTTAAATAGCTGAAAATAGAAGATTCACAACATAAAAGTGGAACAAACAATTTTACATAAACCTAATTCTAAAAACCTTTTTGGTTTTGCAACTGCTGATTTCTTTAGCAGTTATTTTGGTTTGTCTTTTAGCTATCTTAGAAATTTTGGAACGTATTATCGATTTTATTGGTATTACTAACTAAATTTCTTTCTCAAAAAAATACAAGGAATAGATTGATTTTCTATCACAATTCCTAATCCCACTAAATTTTTTTAACGGCATTTTTTGAAAGAAATTATAAAGTAAATTTTATAATAACATCCCTATTGATATAAACATTAAAAATAAATATATAAATTAACGATATGAATTTAAGTGACTTAAAAAACGACTGGATCAATGATTTCCCACAACCAATGATGATCGCAGGACCATGTAGTGCAGAAAGTGAAGCACAAATGTTGGAAACAGCAAGGAGAATTAAAGAAACAGGTGCACAGGTTCCTATTTTCCGTGCAGGAATTTGGAAACCCCGTACAAAACCGAATGGATTTGAAGGAGTAGGAGTAATCGGTCTAAACTGGTTAAAGAAAGTAAAAGAAGAATACGGTTTCAAAACGGCTACTGAAGTTGCGAATGCGCACCACGTTTTTGCGGCGTTGGAAGCTGATGTTGATATCCTTTGGATCGGAGCACGTTCTACTGTGAATCCTTTTACAGTTCAGGAAATTGCAATGGCTTTGAGAGGAACGAATAAAACAGTGTTGGTTAAAAACCCCGTAAACCCAGATTTGGCTTTATGGATCGGAGCGCTAGAAAGACTATTAGGACAAGGAATTGAAAATCTTGGAGCAATACACAGAGGTTTTTCTACATACCAAAAAACAAAATACAGAAACAACCCGAACTGGCAGATTGCATTAGATTTCAAGAGTCAGTTCCCGAATATCCCAATGTTGATCGACCCTTCTCACATCTGCGGAAACAGAACAGGTTTGGCAGGTATTACTCAGGAAGCAATGAACGTTGGTTACCAAGGTGCAATCATTGAATCTCACTGCAATCCTGATGAAGCTTGGAGTGATGCTTCTCAACAAATTACACCGGAAGTTTTAGCTGAATTGATAGGAAATTTAAAAATCAGAAACTCCGGATTGGCAGGTTTCGATGGTGAAATGGGAAGACACAGAACATTGATTTCTGATCTTGATTTCCAATTGATCGAGCTTCTTTCTCAAAGAATGAAAATTTCAGAAAAAATAGGTAAGCTTAAAAAAGAGAATGACATCGCAATCTTCCAGCCGGAACGTTGGAAAGTCATTACAGAATACGCTACTCAGAAAGCAAAGGAAACAGGTATGTCTCAGGACTTTATTGAGAAAGTTTTCAAAGCGATTCACGAAGAATCTATTGAGGTGCAGAACAGCATTATGATCGATAGAAAATAGTTAGCAGGAAATAGATTTTAGGGCTTAGGGTTTAGGGAAATTAAGATGAAATATTTTTAATTATTTACTAAATCCTAAGCCCTTTTTTCTAATTCCTAATTCCTTATATTTGCACCCAGTAATATATATGAAAGGAAAAATCATTAAATCTACAGGAAGTTGGTATCAGGTTTTAGAAATGGAAACCGGTAAAATTTTCGAGGCCAGAATTCGAGGCAAATTTAAATTAATTAAAACCAGACTTACCAATCCGCTTGCTGTAGGAGACTTTGTGGAATTTCAGTTGGAACAGGATGATGTCGCTTGGATCACAAAAATAGAGCAACGACGAAATTATCTAATCAGAAAATCCGTTAACCTTTCAAAAGAAGCGCACATTATTGCTTCCAATATTGATGTAGCCTGCTTTATTTTTACCTTAAAACATCCTGAAACATCTCTTGGTTTCTTAGACCGGTTTTTGGCATGCTGTGAAGCGTACAATATCGAGCCTTTACTTTTGTTCAATAAAATGGATGTTTTAAATGAACCTGAAATCGAATTGGTAAAAGATATCGAGTTTGTTTATCAGGACATCGGGTACAATACCTTGGAAATATCCTCTTATTCTCAATTAAATCTAAACGATTTACAGGAACTTCTAAAAGACAGAACTTCTGTTTTCTTTGGCCATTCCGGATGCGGAAAATCAACTTTGGTGAATGCTTTGCAGCCAGGTTTGAATATCAAAACTTCTGAAATATCAGACACTCATCTTAAAGGAAAACACACGACTACTTTTGCCCAGATGCATTTCTGGAATTTTGGTGGAAATGTTATTGATACTCCCGGAGTCCGTGAGTTTGCAATGATTGATATTGAAAAAGAAGAAGTACAACATTATTTCCCTGAGATATTTAGAAAGAGAAAAGAATGTAAATTTCACAACTGCATGCATATTAATGAGCCAAAATGTGCTGTTCTTGATGCATTGGAAACAGGGGAAATTCAAGAAACCAGATATTCTACTTATATCAAGTTGATGGACGAAGCGGAAGAATTGTCTCAAAAATAAATTTACTTAATAATAACAAAATATAATATATCCTGTTTAAAAATAATTAAACAGGAGTTTAACTATGTCATAATGTTTAGGTTGAGTGTTCTTTTTGGGGAATATTAGCCATAAAAAAACCCAGCCGAAGCTGGGTAAAAACTAATAACCATGAAAACTCAAATTAAACATGAGAATCGGAATAGAATAAACAATTACTGTGCCAATATTTGTTCGCTATTTCTTAATAAAAGTTATTTTTATGTTAAAAAAAAATTAAAATTAAAATCAAAAATATTTTTCGTAATTTTGCGCCATTAAAAAAATATACATTTATGTCTAACATTACATTCACTATGATTAAGCCTGATGCAGTTGCAGATGGACATATCGGTGCTATATTAGGTAAAATTGCAGAAGGAGGTTTTAAGGTCAAAGCTTTGAAATTAACTCAACTTACTGTTGCTGATGCAAAAAAATTCTATGAAGTTCATGCTGAAAGACCTTTCTACGGAGAATTGGTAGATTTCATGAGTTCTGGACCAATCGTTGCTGCTGTTCTTGAAAAAGATAATGCTGTTGAAGATTTCAGAACATTGATCGGAGCTACAAACCCGGCTGAAGCTGCGGAAGGAACTATCAGAAAGATGTTTGCAAGAAGCATCGGAGAGAATGCTGTTCACGGTTCAGATTCTAACGAAAACGCTCTTATCGAAGCTCAATTCCATTTTTCTGGAAGAGAGATTTTCTAATTAAGAATTTTCTTTTTTACAATAAAAAATCCAGAAATTTTTTTCTGGATTTTTGTTTTTTATGCCATACTGTCATATTGTTGACCGATTTTAAAGATTATTTTCAACGGCGCCTACCTTTTCTCGAAATAATTCGATCGGTTTGTCCAGTAAAACGGCAATTACTGTCATATTTTTGTCAAGCCTTTCTCTTGGAATGTCAATATAAATAATTCCTGGCTTGTCACTCCAATATAATTTGTTGTAAGATCTATAATTAACCAAAGAACCTTCCCCTACAATTCTGATTCTTGCGATTCCATTTTTTATTCCTTTTAAAGCAATTGGTCCGGTGGGAGTTCCTTCCACAAAAAGATAAAGCGTCTGTTTGTCTTTTGAAAGGACACTATTTCCGGAATAATGCCCGTTTGGCAAACCTTTTTCTGTTTCTAACAGAACTTCGGCATTTTTGCTGATCCAATTAATGGTTTCAATATTGGTTTTTGATGATTTTGGAAGTTTCATATCCATTCCGTCACTTGTTAATCCTGAATTATTAAAAATATTATTTCCAGCATGAAGCTGTTCAGCGATTTCGAAGGTAGCAGATTTAGAATTTTTATCCTCTAAAATTTGATTGAGCGAAAGGTTGTCCTTTTTTATAATCTTTGAAAAGGTTATTTTGTCATTAAAATCCAATTCAACAACCGTTACATCCTGATCAAATTTGACATTTGAAAAACTGATTGTCACATTTCCGTTATTGTCAGCTCTAAAATTGACTTTCCCATTATCATCTCCAACAATTTTTGCTGATTTTGGCATAGAATTTAAACCGTAAACCTTTATGAAATCTTTCGCTTCTTCCAAATAAAGGAATAATTTTTTTCCGTCTTTTGACATCGCAGATTTACCTTTATAATTATCAAAAGGCAATCCGTGTCTTGTTCCGTAAATAGCGTCGGGATGTTTTGAAGTCCATCTTGCTAAATTTTTTAAAATTTCAACTTGTTCGGCTGGAATTGTTCCATCAGCTTTCGGACCAATATCCAGCAATAAATTTCCGCCCATACTGATCACGTCTGCCAATGTTCTCACGATCATATTTGGCGTTTTATAATTCTTGTCAAAAGGCTGATAACCCCACGCATCATTCATTGTATAGCATAATTCCCAATAGTCACTTTGAGGATTTATAACCGGAATTCCCTGTTCAGGAGTTTCGTAGTCACCATGAGTATTTAGCCTTGAATTGATGATAATATTAGGATTGTATTTTCTTAAATTTTCTAATGTTTTCGGCGCCTGCCATTCTTCCGATGAATGCTCCCAATCACCATCAAACCATAATAGATCAGGCTTAAATTGATTGGAAAGATCATTGAGCTGATTTTGATAATAATTGACAAAATTTGCCCAACGTTTGGGATCATTTTTAATCTCGTATCGTTTTTTTGTTTTGGTATTGTTGTCGTAATAAGAATGGCTCCAATCGGGAAGAGAGTAGTATAGACCTGTTTTTAAACCTGATTTTTTAAGTTCTGAAATAAAAGGCGCCAAAACATCTTTTTTAGCTAAAGAGTTTTTAGGAATTGTTGTCGCTTTTTCAGCTTTAGAATCCCAAAGAGAAACTCCGTCGTGGTGTTTTGTGGTGATGACAGCATATTTTGCACCGGAATCTTTAATTAATTTTACCCATTCATCCGGTTTATATAGTGAAGCAGAAAAGCCATCAAGTTGCTTCATGTAATTTTCATGATTGATATAATTATTGAAAAAAGACCATGATTCTGCAATTCCATCAACCGAATAAATCCCCCAATGAATAAAAATTCCCAGTTTGGCATCCTGAAACCATTCCATTTTTTTGTTTTCGGGTGATTGGGTCTGAGAATGGAGAGTACCGGTTGCCAAAATTAATCCTAATAAAAATGTCCGAGTAATTTTACTTTTCATCTTGCTTGTTTTACCGACTAAAATAGGAAAACTTGATAATATTTTCTTCACGGAATTTAATTATTATGTTAAACATAAAGAGTATTCTAATTTTTGAGGTTAATATTTGAAATTATTACACCTAAACTTATTTTTTAATGTATTATTTTTATATTTCTACTAAAAACTAAATCATCAAATTAAAATATATGAAAATGACAACAATCGTGTTAATTGTCACAGCCGTATTAACAGCTCTGATAGCGGGGCTTTTCTACGCATATTCCTGTTCTGTAGTTCTGGGATTAGGAAAATTATCAGACGCTGAATATCTTAAATCTATGCAGTCTATTAACCGGGAGATATTAAATCCTGTGTTTTTTGTGAGTTTTATGGGAACTGTAGTTCTACTTCCGGTTTCTACATTTATGTATCGGGCACAAAATCCCGTTTTCATTTTACTTCTTTTAGCAACAATCGCTTATTTGATAGGAGTATTTGGAGTGACAATCGTTGGAAATGTTCCTCTAAATGATCAATTAGACAAGTTTGATATCGTAAATTCTACAAAAGAAGGAATAAAGCAAATGCGTGAAAATTTCGAAAACAGATGGAATTTTTTAAACAACATAAGAACCGTATTTTCTGTAATCAGCATACTTTTAGTGGTTTGCGCCTGCGTTTGGAATAAAGTTGAATAAAGATTTATTTAACTAAAAAATTTTCTATTAAGTATAAATACTTAACGAAAATTCAGTGTTTTTACGGATGTTTTTAATGAAATTAATGTAGATCTTTACATCAGAATTACAAAAGGAAGTTTAAACACTAAGCTTTAAAAAACGAAAACTAATAACCATCATAAGCTCAGATTACAGAGTAAGAAAGGCAGCCCTAAAGCTGCCTTTTTCTTTATTTAAAAACTAAAATAATTAAATTTTTAAAAGCTCAATGGTTCTTTCAGGGCTATCTGCCGAGAAAACTGCATTTCCTGCAACCAAAACATCTGCTCCTGCTTCGAAAAGTTTTGAAGCGTTATCAAGGTTTACACCTCCATCAATTTCAATTAGAGCGGTAGAATTATTGCTTAAAATTAAATCTTTCGTTTCAGCAATTTTCTTGTAGGTATTTTCGATGAATTTTTGTCCGCCAAATCCTGGATTTACACTCATTAATAATACAAGATCAACATCAGCGATAATATCTTCCAACATCAAAACCGGAGTAGAAGGGTTTAAAACAACGCCTGCTTTTGCTCCCAAACTCTGAATATGATGAATCGTTCTGTGAAGATGCGTGCAAGCTTCATAATGCACAGAAATAAGATCAGCACCATGATTGATGAATTCTTCAACATACTTTTCAGGTTCTACGATCATCAAATGTACATCTACAAATTTTTTGGCATGCTGTTGAACAGTTTTCATCACAGGAAAACCGAATGAAATATTAGGTACAAACCTTCCATCCATCACATCCACATGGAACCAGTCGGCCTGAGAGTTATTCAACATCTCAATATCTCTTTGCAGATTCCCAAAGTCTGCAGATAAAAGGGAAGGCGCAATAAGCTTCGTTTTCATTTTTACTTTTTACTTAGATATTAGAGGTTAGAAATTAGATATTAGACAGCAGGGCGTTAATTTTTGAGACTAACTTCTAATTTCTAATATCTAACTTCTTTTTCTTAATGATATTTCAACTTCATTTCCGGTTTTATTTTCAAAATAGTTTCGTAGATCAGTTTAATTACATTTCCTACGTCTTCTTTAGAAACCATTTCCACGGTTGTGTGCATGTAGCGCAAAGGTAAAGAAATTAAAGCACTCGGAACTCCGCCGTTGGAGTGCGCAAATGCATCAGTGTCAGTACCGGTAGCTCTGCTTGCTGCCGCTCTTTGAAAAGGGATTTTTTTAGTTTTTGCAGTATCAATAATCAATTCTCTGATCAAGTGATGTACGCTTGGTGCAAAGAAAACAACTGGTCCGTCACCACATTTTTGGTCACCTTCTTTTTTCTTTTCGATCATTGGAGTGGTCGTGTCGTGGGTAACATCTGTAACAATGGCGATATTAGGTTTGATAGTATCTGCAAT encodes:
- a CDS encoding DUF1349 domain-containing protein, whose protein sequence is MKRIILSFCVLLLAQKSFAQTLEKMTWFNEPEKWEIKNNTLSMFVTPQSDYWRISHYGFTVDDAPFYYTTYGGEFEAKVKMTGNYKARFDQMGLMLRIDKDNYIKAGVEFVDGKYNLSTVVTHTTSDWSVITLDKTPPTVWIKAVRRLDAVEVFYSFDDKNYIMMRNAHLQDNTPVMVGLMAACPDGNGFNATFENFKVQHFPDERRLQWLKNNK
- a CDS encoding response regulator transcription factor, which gives rise to MEILDTLNKTLLNKNGSNCLLDIEVYKQQASMYSQIENVVSVLSDMQANKSYVYTSKSTLELGLHFIENPIIIDSIWEEEILKKIHPDDKLKKYIHELRFFKLMDSLKPEDRINYNVVSRIRMKDKNDEYRFVQHRMFYTYSPYNNKLRFALCLYSIALDQSILLPSDFLIINSTKGEVVVEDKLNYKNILSQRELEVLKFVGEGFTSKEIADFLFISVNTVSRHRQNILEKLNVKNSIKAINDSFY
- a CDS encoding aminotransferase class I/II-fold pyridoxal phosphate-dependent enzyme, whose translation is MNINFTTATFRDFENIPDYNISQRAEIFYEFLEYMKSNGHMNYRLKNTTGTNSLVHVNIANQDREYVSFVSSDYLGFTQHPKVKQAAIDGIEKYGTGTGATPLIGGYFDYHNDLEKKISSFFGRNEEEAVVFTTGYTANSATLQCLMQKEDIAILDMAIHASVHEGCAYTNKKTFPHNNLEALEHILKTSENLYRTKLVVIDGVYSQDGDTSHVKEIYALVKKYNAFLMVDDVHGVGILGETGRGTLEEADLLDKIDIITGTFSKTFGNLGGYVIADKKIAAILRFQSKQQIFSATAPPSSAGIIKAIELIDEEPIWRQKLWENINYFKKGLDDLGLDTGVTRSAIVPVKIGDPYVTGDVGRLLIERGIYTNPILYPAVPRKDARIRMSVMARHEKEHLDKTLNAFEDINKKLHIAKK
- a CDS encoding TetR/AcrR family transcriptional regulator, encoding MPRKVVQGPIRDKEKTKQKLLAAVGKILRVKGYSGLKVSKIAAVAGFDKKLIYEYFGSTDKLIDEYIKSQDYWTKFNQNVEVDISDGGKELSKIALLNQFDSLKKNKELQKIILWELSESKPILRKLVEQREEVGDMLFQHITDPHFGENATRYRAIMALIISGAYYLNLYTGYNANKFCGIDMKTDEGRAEIEKAIVELIDFAYEDKK
- the dnaX gene encoding DNA polymerase III subunit gamma/tau; amino-acid sequence: MENFIVSARKYRPQEFDTVVGQSHITDTLEHAIEENQLAQALLFCGPRGVGKTTCARILARKINEKDGSVSEDGFAYNIYELDAASNNSVDDIRELIDQVRFAPQVGKYKVYIIDEVHMLSSAAFNAFLKTLEEPPAHAIFILATTEKHKIIPTILSRCQIYDFKRIVIEDIQSHLRTIAQKESIQYEDDALYLIAQKADGALRDALSIFDRLSTFSQKNITLAKAAEVLNILDYDQYLNIVDLAKENKIPEVLFAFNEIVKKGFDSHIFIAGLGNHFRDLMMAQNASTIDLIEVGEKTKAKFVEQGQKWNAQQLIDGIEICNHADINYKNSKNPRLTVEIALMQLSSLTANADVSKKKSS
- a CDS encoding chorismate mutase; amino-acid sequence: MNLSDLKNDWINDFPQPMMIAGPCSAESEAQMLETARRIKETGAQVPIFRAGIWKPRTKPNGFEGVGVIGLNWLKKVKEEYGFKTATEVANAHHVFAALEADVDILWIGARSTVNPFTVQEIAMALRGTNKTVLVKNPVNPDLALWIGALERLLGQGIENLGAIHRGFSTYQKTKYRNNPNWQIALDFKSQFPNIPMLIDPSHICGNRTGLAGITQEAMNVGYQGAIIESHCNPDEAWSDASQQITPEVLAELIGNLKIRNSGLAGFDGEMGRHRTLISDLDFQLIELLSQRMKISEKIGKLKKENDIAIFQPERWKVITEYATQKAKETGMSQDFIEKVFKAIHEESIEVQNSIMIDRK
- the rsgA gene encoding ribosome small subunit-dependent GTPase A → MKGKIIKSTGSWYQVLEMETGKIFEARIRGKFKLIKTRLTNPLAVGDFVEFQLEQDDVAWITKIEQRRNYLIRKSVNLSKEAHIIASNIDVACFIFTLKHPETSLGFLDRFLACCEAYNIEPLLLFNKMDVLNEPEIELVKDIEFVYQDIGYNTLEISSYSQLNLNDLQELLKDRTSVFFGHSGCGKSTLVNALQPGLNIKTSEISDTHLKGKHTTTFAQMHFWNFGGNVIDTPGVREFAMIDIEKEEVQHYFPEIFRKRKECKFHNCMHINEPKCAVLDALETGEIQETRYSTYIKLMDEAEELSQK